One segment of Theobroma cacao cultivar B97-61/B2 chromosome 9, Criollo_cocoa_genome_V2, whole genome shotgun sequence DNA contains the following:
- the LOC18590013 gene encoding cysteine desulfurase 1, chloroplastic, whose protein sequence is MRKMMEGVVVKLPSFPLLNPTIPPLSSSSLPLRLGFRRFSASLSAVKEGSVSLGHLSRPDFPILHQEVNGSKLVYLDNAATSQKPTAVLKALHNYYEAYNSNVHRGIHYLSAKATDEYELARKKVAAFINASDSSEIVFTRNATEAINLVAYSWGLLNLKPGDEIVLTIAEHHSAIVPWQIVAQKTGAVLKFVSLDENEIPNVVKLREMISTRTELVVVHHVSNVLGSVLPIEEIVHWVHEVGAKVLVDACQSVPHMVVDVQGLDADFLVASSHKMCGPTGIGFLFGKSNLLSAMPPFLGGGEMISDVFLDHSTYAEPPSRFEAGTPAIGEAIGLGAAIDYLSGIGMQKIHDYEMELANYLYDKLCSVPNIRIYGPKPAETVYRAALCSFNVENIHPTDLATFLDQQHGVAIRSGHHCAQPLHRYLGVNASARASLHFYNTEEDVDDFIRALNDTVSFFNSFK, encoded by the exons ATGAGAAAAATGATGGAAGGAGTAGTTGTAAAACTTCCTTCTTTTCCACTCTTAAACCCTACCATTCCTCCTCTTTCTTCCTCATCTCTTCCTCTTCGGCTAGGCTTCCGCCGCTTCTCTGCTTCGCTTTCCGCCGTTAAAGAAGGCTCCGTTTCATTAGGCCACCTTAGCCGTCCCGACTTCCCCATCCTCCACCAG GAAGTAAATGGGTCAAAACTTGTGTACTTAGACAATGCGGCAACCTCTCAAAAACCCACGGCAGTGTTAAAAGCTTTACATAATTATTACGAAGCTTACAATTCAAATGTTCACAGAGGAATTCACTACTTGAG TGCTAAAGCTACGGATGAGTATGAGTTGGCGCGAAAGAAAGTGGCAGCTTTTATTAATGCATCGGATTCTAGTGAGATTGTTTTCACAAGAAATGCTACTGAAGCTATCAATTTAGTGGCTTACTCTTGGggtttattaaatttaaagccTGGGGATGAG ATTGTACTTACGATTGCTGAACATCATAGTGCAATTGTTCCATGGCAAATTGTGGCTCAAAAGACAGGCGCGGTTTTGAAGTTTGTGAGTTTGGATGAGAACGAAATTCCGAATGTAGTAAAGCTGAGAGAGATGATTTCTACAAGGACGGAACTTGTAGTTGTTCATCATGTTTCTAACGTGCTTG GTTCTGTACTTCCAATTGAAGAAATTGTGCACTGGGTTCATGAGGTTGGGGCAAAAGTGCTTGTAGATGCTTGTCAAAGTGTTCCCCATATGGTTGTTGATGTCCAAGGTCTTGATGCTGACTTTCTTGTTGCTTCTTCTCACAAG ATGTGTGGGCCTACAGGCATTGGATTCTTATTTGGCAAGAGTAATCTCTTGTCAGCCATGCCTCCATTCTTAG GTGGTGGAGAAATGATCTCTGATGTATTTTTGGATCATTCCACATATGCAGAACCCCCTTCCAG ATTTGAGGCTGGAACACCTGCAATTGGGGAAGCAATTGGATTAGGGGCAGCAATTGATTACTTGTCTGGGATCGGCATGCAGAAAATTCATGACTATGAG atGGAGCTGgctaattatttatatgacaAACTATGTTCTGTTCCGAATATTCGGATCTATGGCCCAAAGCCTGCAGAAACTGTTTATCGTGCTGCTCTCTGTTCTTTTAATGTTGAGAATATTCATCCCACAGATCTTGCAACTTTTCTGGATCAACAG CATGGAGTGGCTATCAGATCAGGTCACCATTGTGCGCAACCTCTCCATCGCTATCTGGGAGTGAATGCAAGTGCACGCGCCAGCCTTCACTTCTACAACACTGAAGAAGATGTCGATGACTTTATCCGGGCACTCAATGACACAGTCAGCTTCTTCAATTCTTTCAAGTAG
- the LOC18590014 gene encoding uncharacterized protein LOC18590014 — protein MQQKVVLKVVMKCQKCRKESLKVAAKQDGVSFVGLEGQEKDKVVVIGDGVDAVKLTRELRKKVGYAEIISLAEQK, from the exons ATGCAGCAAAAGGTGGTGTTGAAGGTGGTTATGAAGTGCCAAAAATGCCGGAAGGAGTCCCTCAAGGTGGCTGCAAAACAAGACG GCGTCAGCTTTGTTGGATTGGAAGGACAAGAGAAAGACAAAGTTGTGGTGATTGGAGATGGTGTTGATGCTGTCAAGTTGACTAGAGAGTTAAGGAAGAAGGTTGGATACGCCGAAATCATCAGTCTGGCAGAGCAGAAGTAA